A window of the Lactuca sativa cultivar Salinas chromosome 5, Lsat_Salinas_v11, whole genome shotgun sequence genome harbors these coding sequences:
- the LOC111892516 gene encoding auxin-binding protein ABP20 yields the protein MLIPSLLMFSLLFVSSFASVQDFCVADLKQSDTPSGFPCKDPKKVTEADFVYSGIGKAGNTTNLIKAAVTPAFTAQFPGVNGLGISIARLDLAVGGVIPMHTHPGASELLVVIEGTICAGFISSANTVYFKTLNKGDIMVFPQGLLHFQLNSGKSSAQAFVSFGSAVPGLQITDFALFANELPTELVAATTFLDVAQIKKLKGVLGGSN from the coding sequence ATGTTGATCCCTAGTCTTCTTATGTTTTCTCTTCTCTTTGTGTCATCGTTTGCATCAGTTCAGGACTTCTGTGTAGCCGATTTGAAACAATCGGATACCCCTTCCGGCTTCCCATGCAAAGACCCCAAGAAAGTAACAGAAGCTGATTTTGTTTACTCCGGGATTGGTAAAGCCGGAAACACCACCAACCTCATCAAAGCTGCTGTCACTCCGGCATTCACTGCTCAGTTTCCGGGTGTCAATGGGCTCGGAATATCCATTGCGAGGTTGGACCTAGCCGTGGGTGGGGTTATCCCGATGCACACTCACCCTGGAGCCTCGGAGCTTTTGGTTGTCATCGAAGGGACCATTTGTGCTGGGTTTATTTCTTCTGCTAATACTGTTTACTTTAAGACGCTGAACAAAGGAGATATTATGGTGTTCCCACAAGGTCTGCTTCACTTTCAGCTAAATTCCGGTAAGAGTAGTGCTCAGGCGTTTGTTAGCTTCGGTAGTGCGGTGCCTGGACTTCAGATTACTGATTTTGCTCTGTTTGCTAATGAATTGCCAACCGAGTTGGTGGCGGCGACTACTTTCCTTGATGTAGCACAGATTAAGAAACTCAAGGGTGTTCTTGGTGGGTCTAATTAA